One genomic segment of bacterium includes these proteins:
- the bcp gene encoding thioredoxin-dependent thiol peroxidase, giving the protein MPQLKPGDKAPAFSLTDQHGNTVSLQDFRGRKLLVYFYPKADTPGCTRQACSVRDARPDLSKLGIAAVGISPDMPDRQKKFDGKYSLDFPLLSDPDHAAAEAYGVWGEKSMYGKKVMGIVRSSFLIDETGKVLQAWYKVKPEDTVPNALKALSGE; this is encoded by the coding sequence ATGCCACAACTTAAACCGGGAGACAAAGCCCCCGCTTTCAGCCTCACGGATCAGCATGGAAACACGGTGTCTTTGCAGGATTTCCGGGGCCGGAAACTGCTCGTCTATTTTTATCCGAAAGCGGACACTCCGGGCTGTACCAGGCAAGCATGCAGCGTCCGTGATGCCCGGCCTGACCTTTCGAAGCTCGGTATTGCGGCTGTCGGCATAAGCCCGGATATGCCGGACAGGCAGAAGAAGTTCGACGGCAAATACAGCCTCGATTTTCCGCTGCTGTCCGATCCCGATCATGCTGCTGCCGAGGCGTATGGCGTCTGGGGTGAAAAATCCATGTATGGCAAAAAAGTCATGGGGATCGTGCGGTCTTCTTTCCTCATCGATGAAACCGGGAAAGTTCTGCAGGCATGGTACAAGGTCAAGCCCGAAGACACGGTGCCCAATGCCCTGAAGGCGCTTTCGGGTGAGTGA